The following coding sequences are from one Eucalyptus grandis isolate ANBG69807.140 chromosome 11, ASM1654582v1, whole genome shotgun sequence window:
- the LOC104427017 gene encoding rust resistance kinase Lr10, producing MYRKGAKLLIKNKNHYFSIFGGPLAFYTAVWTTLDFTSLLVFFCVVKFVIGTPLVTTFLIYKYRRRHLAMDENIEEFLQAHNNFLPIRYSYSNIKKITGNFKDKLGEGGYGSVYKGTLRSGNEVAIKILKQFKAHGQDFINEMATIGRIHHVNVVQLIGFCFEGSKQALVYDFMSNGSLDKHIFTKEEEKFLDYKKIYEISLGVAKGIEYLHRGCDMQILHFDIKPHNILLDKNFTPKVSDFGLAKQYPIDHSIVSVTAAKGTLGYMAPEFFYKSIGGISYKADVYSFGMLLMEMAGRRKNVNANVEHSSQIYFPLWVYDQVNEGKNVEMEKVVEEERGVIKKMIIVALWCIQLIPTHRPPMNKVLEMLEGDIGNIQMPPKPLLYPSDEPIDDDKAEMESETFSSSLRAPTIFSSFLLGDNNDI from the exons ATGTATAGAAAGGGGgcaaaattattaataaaaaataagaatcaCTATTTCTCTATATTTG GTGGTCCTTTGGCATTCTATACGGCAGTGTGGACAACTCTTGATTTTACATCACTACTAG tGTTTTTCTGTGTAGTGAAATTCGTAATCGGGACACCATTAGTCACAACATTTCTAATTTACAAGTACAGAAGAAGGCACTTAGCAATGGATGAGaacattgaagaatttttgcaagCTCATAACAATTTTTtgcccataaggtactcttactcgAATATTAAGAAGATTACCGGAAATTTTAAGGACAAACTAGGTGAAGGGGGATATGGTTCTGTGTACAAAGGAACACTCAGAAGTGGCAATGAAGTGGCTATCAAGATTTTGAAGCAGTTCAAGGCCcatggccaagattttatcaatgAGATGGCTactattggaagaattcatcaTGTTAATGTAGTGCAACTCAttggtttttgctttgaagGCTCAAAACAAGCTCTTGTGTATGATTTCATGTCGAATGGATCTTTGGATAAGCATATTTTCACTaaggaagaagagaagttcCTTGATTAcaagaaaatatatgaaatcTCTCTTGGGGTGGCAAAGGGGATTGAATATTTACATCGAGGGTGTGACATGCAAATACTACACTTTGATATCAAACCTCACAACATTCTTTTAGACAAGAACTTCACTCCGaaagtttctgattttggaCTCGCGAAACAATATCCGATTGATCATAGCATAGTCTCAGTAACTGCTGCAAAAGGAACCTTGGGATATATGGCGCCTGAGTTTTTCTACAAAAGCATTGGAGGTATATCTTATAAAGCAGATGTCTATAGTTTTGGGATGTTACTCATGGAAATGGCAGGTAGAAGaaaaaatgtaaatgcaaatgtggaacactcaagccaaatttattttccgcTATGGGTGTATGACCAAGTCAATGAAGGAAAAAATGTTGAGATGGAAAAAGTGGTAGAAGAGGAAAGGggggtgataaaaaaaatgataatagtTGCACTATGGTGTATACAATTAATCCCTACCCATCGACCTCCAATGAACAAAGTTTTAGAAatgcttgaaggagatattGGGAATATTCAAATGCCTCCGAAACCGCTTCTTTACCCATCAGATGAGCCAATTGATGATGACAAGGCCGAGATGGAATCAGAGACATTTTCAAGTTCATTACGTGCTCCGACAATTTTCAGTAGTTTTCTACTTGGAGATAACAATGATATTTAG
- the LOC108956137 gene encoding uncharacterized protein LOC108956137 has translation MVNALGSMNIHQVLLLTLVLFPAIACSAKSNRLGVSSCGDIHNIRYPFRLKSDLKERGVYKLNCEDNHTVLHLDKGRFYVQSINYTSNQIRLVDDGLQKDNCSSLPRHSWALYNFENSDNLINPYYRGDKGTLVIVNCSKPVRNLFYITAGPCIMGSYSSNTSLYWNLYALVNPKASDVRDFCTTYRWTWVSFNFGGEEQINSSSYNYKLIHKIMTDGFSLPFPHSRTKVFMCFFDFFNIYYGSASCKSFQYYGKHLLAMKFYRHFA, from the coding sequence ATGGTTAACGCCCTCGGTTCTATGAATATCCATCAGGTGTTGCTACTCACTCTTGTTCTATTTCCAGCAATAGCTTGTAGTGCCAAGAGTAATCGGCTGGGCGTTTCATCCTGTGGTGATATTCACAATATACGATATCCGTTTCGATTAAAGAGTGATCTAAAAGAACGTGGTGTCTACAAGCTGAATTGTGAAGATAATCACACTGTTTTACATCTTGATAAGGGCCGATTCTACGTGCAGTCTATCAATTATACCTCTAATCAAATCAGATTGGTTGATGACGGATTGCAAAAGGATAATTGCTCATCTCTCCCTCGTCATTCATGGGCGTTGTATAACTTCGAGAATAGTGACAATTTAATCAACCCATACTATAGGGGCGACAAAGGTACATTGGTCATCGTGAACTGCTCAAAGCCAGTTAGGAATCTATTCTATATCACTGCCGGTCCATGCATTATGGGGTCATACTCTTCCAACACATCATTGTATTGGAACTTGTACGCTTTGGTCAATCCAAAAGCATCGGATGTTAGGGATTTTTGCACCACTTACAGGTGGACATGGGTATCATTTAATTTTGGGGGTGAAGAGCAGATTAATAGCAGCTCCTACAACTACAAGCTAATCCATAAGATCATGACTGATGGATTCAGTCTCCCCTTTCCACATTCAAGGACGAAAGTTTTCATGTgcttctttgatttcttcaacATCTACTATGGTTCTGCGAGTTGCAAATCCTTTCAATACTATGGTAAGCATCTGTTAGCAATGAAATTTTACCGCCATTTTGCATGA